One genomic window of Monodelphis domestica isolate mMonDom1 chromosome 1, mMonDom1.pri, whole genome shotgun sequence includes the following:
- the LOC100027839 gene encoding protein FAM209 isoform X2, whose translation MCSGDCGAVGDVTTDKDSLAFSFPDAWGNTLTMSEYSSHSAHHAYAEMLFVLPAGHYFRDKDLNSGSSPYRSLQKKNQNAAPNKDYALNTLTQLEMDLVTFVSKVRSLKVAMATGSSLKLPDSEVPSDPHNNITIYEIWGEDDSD comes from the exons ATGTGTTCTGGTGACTGTGGGGCAGTTGGTGATGTCACAACAGACAAAGACAGCTTGGCTTTCAGTTTCCCAGATGCCTGGGGAAACACACTCACCATGAGCGAATACTCTTCCCACTCTGCTCATCATGCATATGCTGAAATGCTCTTTGTTCTTCCTGCTGGGCACTACTTTAGG GATAAAGACCTAAACAGCGGAAGCTCTCCATACCGCTCCctacaaaagaaaaatcagaatgcTGCCCCTAACAAAGACTATGCACTGAATACCTTAACCCAACTGGAGATGGATCTGGTGACATTTGTGTCTAAAGTGCGAAGTCTCAAAGTCGCCATGGCAACTGGTAGTTCCCTCAAACTCCCAGACTCAGAAGTCCCTTCAGATCCACACAACAATATTACAATATATGAGATATGGGGAGAAGATGACTCTGACTAG
- the LOC100027839 gene encoding protein FAM209 isoform X1, producing the protein MHMLKCSLFFLLGTTLGYAFIFSSLKEKAKEPVGDLPCGGGHFRMRQNLSDQAKGWLGNKWIWLFFVGLLYAIVRFRGEGVKNKDKDLNSGSSPYRSLQKKNQNAAPNKDYALNTLTQLEMDLVTFVSKVRSLKVAMATGSSLKLPDSEVPSDPHNNITIYEIWGEDDSD; encoded by the exons ATGCATATGCTGAAATGCTCTTTGTTCTTCCTGCTGGGCACTACTTTAGGGTATGCCTTTATATTCTCTTCGCTGAAAGAGAAAGCCAAAGAACCTGTGGGTGATTTGCCTTGCGGAGGAGGCCACTTTCGGATGAGGCAGAATCTGTCCGACCAGGCCAAAGGTTGGCTTGGGAATAAATGGATCTGGCTGTTTTTTGTTGGACTACTCTATGCTATAGTAAGATTCCGAGGGGAAGGTGTCAAAAATAAG GATAAAGACCTAAACAGCGGAAGCTCTCCATACCGCTCCctacaaaagaaaaatcagaatgcTGCCCCTAACAAAGACTATGCACTGAATACCTTAACCCAACTGGAGATGGATCTGGTGACATTTGTGTCTAAAGTGCGAAGTCTCAAAGTCGCCATGGCAACTGGTAGTTCCCTCAAACTCCCAGACTCAGAAGTCCCTTCAGATCCACACAACAATATTACAATATATGAGATATGGGGAGAAGATGACTCTGACTAG